Proteins encoded within one genomic window of Geotalea daltonii FRC-32:
- a CDS encoding TIGR00282 family metallophosphoesterase, with amino-acid sequence MPVKLLFLGDVVGKPGRQALSYELHRLIDRYFVDLVIANGENAAGGFGITEETAKDLFGCGIHMLTSGNHIWDKKDALSFIKKEEKLVRPANYPEGTPGQGSAIIRTAGGVKVAVLNLEGRVFMNNLDCPFRVADREIERLNVETPIIFVDFHAEATSEKAALGFYLDGRVSAVVGTHTHVQTSDERILPGGTAYMTDAGMCGAFDSVIGVRKEEAIERFLTQLPTKFEVAKKNIRLNAVVIEVNETSGKAISIERISVSCG; translated from the coding sequence ATGCCCGTTAAACTGCTGTTTCTGGGAGATGTTGTCGGAAAGCCGGGGCGCCAGGCTCTTTCTTATGAGCTGCATCGCCTGATTGACCGCTATTTTGTCGATCTTGTCATAGCCAATGGAGAGAATGCTGCCGGCGGCTTCGGCATCACCGAGGAAACGGCCAAAGACCTCTTTGGCTGTGGTATCCACATGCTCACTAGCGGTAATCACATCTGGGACAAAAAAGACGCCTTATCTTTCATTAAAAAGGAAGAAAAACTGGTCAGGCCGGCAAATTACCCTGAAGGAACGCCGGGGCAGGGTAGTGCAATCATCAGAACCGCCGGCGGTGTCAAGGTCGCGGTGCTTAACCTGGAAGGGCGGGTCTTTATGAATAACCTTGACTGCCCGTTCAGAGTCGCAGACCGGGAGATAGAGCGACTGAATGTCGAAACTCCCATCATATTTGTTGATTTTCATGCCGAGGCCACATCGGAAAAGGCGGCTCTCGGTTTTTACCTGGACGGTCGCGTCAGTGCAGTTGTGGGCACTCATACCCATGTGCAAACGTCGGACGAGCGTATTCTCCCAGGCGGCACCGCCTACATGACCGACGCCGGCATGTGCGGGGCCTTTGACTCCGTAATTGGTGTGCGCAAGGAAGAGGCTATCGAGAGATTCCTCACACAGCTGCCGACAAAATTTGAAGTGGCGAAAAAGAACATCCGGCTCAACGCCGTGGTTATAGAGGTTAATGAGACATCGGGAAAGGCTATATCAATTGAGCGAATTTCCGTTTCATGTGGCTGA